A stretch of the Manis pentadactyla isolate mManPen7 chromosome 16, mManPen7.hap1, whole genome shotgun sequence genome encodes the following:
- the MRPS10 gene encoding 28S ribosomal protein S10, mitochondrial isoform X2 — protein sequence MILGGRDDKMAARAVLGVMCRHLWQGSGKLSVNCSKSSTAKNGGFLHTSMKWVQFSKLHVDVPKDLTKPTITISDEPDTLYKHLSVLVKGHDKAVLDSYEYFAVLAAKELGISIKVHEPPKKIERFTLLKSVHIFKKHRVQYEMRTLYRCFELEHLTGSTADVYLEYIQRNLPEGVAMEVTKTKLERLPEHIKEPIWETIPEKEESKS from the exons ATGATTCTGGGAGGCCGGGACGACAAGATGGCAGCGCGAGCAGTGCTGGGGGTCATGTGCCGGCATCTCTGGCAG GGTTCAGGGAAATTATCTGTAAACTGTTCTAAGAGCAGTACAGCTAAAAATGGTGGCTTTCTCCA TACAAGTATGAAGTGGGTACAGTTTTCAAAACTACACGTTGATGTTCCTAAGGATTTGACCAAGCCTACG ATAACCATTTCTGATGAACCAGACACGTTATATAAGCACCTGTCAGTTTTAGTAAAAGGCCATGATAAGGCTGTATTGGACAGTTACGAATATTTTGCTGTACTTGCTGCTAAAGAACTTGGTATCTCTATTAAAGT ACATGAACCTCCAAAGAAAATAGAGCGATTTACTCTTCTCAAATCAGTGCATATTTTCAAGAAGCACAGAGTTCAGTATGAAATGAGAACTCTTTACAGATGTTTCGAG TTAGAACATCTAACTGGAAGTACAGCAGACGTTTACTTGGAATATATTCAACGAAACTTACCTGAAGGAGTTGCCATGGAAGTCACAAAG aCAAAATTAGAACGGTTACCGGAACACATAAAGGAGCCAATCTGGGAAACGataccagagaaagaagaaagcaagtcATAA
- the MRPS10 gene encoding 28S ribosomal protein S10, mitochondrial isoform X1: MILGGRDDKMAARAVLGVMCRHLWQGSGKLSVNCSKSSTAKNGGFLHSTSMKWVQFSKLHVDVPKDLTKPTITISDEPDTLYKHLSVLVKGHDKAVLDSYEYFAVLAAKELGISIKVHEPPKKIERFTLLKSVHIFKKHRVQYEMRTLYRCFELEHLTGSTADVYLEYIQRNLPEGVAMEVTKTKLERLPEHIKEPIWETIPEKEESKS; the protein is encoded by the exons ATGATTCTGGGAGGCCGGGACGACAAGATGGCAGCGCGAGCAGTGCTGGGGGTCATGTGCCGGCATCTCTGGCAG GGTTCAGGGAAATTATCTGTAAACTGTTCTAAGAGCAGTACAGCTAAAAATGGTGGCTTTCTCCA CAGTACAAGTATGAAGTGGGTACAGTTTTCAAAACTACACGTTGATGTTCCTAAGGATTTGACCAAGCCTACG ATAACCATTTCTGATGAACCAGACACGTTATATAAGCACCTGTCAGTTTTAGTAAAAGGCCATGATAAGGCTGTATTGGACAGTTACGAATATTTTGCTGTACTTGCTGCTAAAGAACTTGGTATCTCTATTAAAGT ACATGAACCTCCAAAGAAAATAGAGCGATTTACTCTTCTCAAATCAGTGCATATTTTCAAGAAGCACAGAGTTCAGTATGAAATGAGAACTCTTTACAGATGTTTCGAG TTAGAACATCTAACTGGAAGTACAGCAGACGTTTACTTGGAATATATTCAACGAAACTTACCTGAAGGAGTTGCCATGGAAGTCACAAAG aCAAAATTAGAACGGTTACCGGAACACATAAAGGAGCCAATCTGGGAAACGataccagagaaagaagaaagcaagtcATAA